From the genome of Gemmatimonadota bacterium, one region includes:
- a CDS encoding S8 family serine peptidase — protein MVHTKTRRHRERRGVGTGNWELRWCYALAVVISSSFLQIAHAQPAYSPGQILVKFRNAKPLLTQFRDLSERHGVTEIEPLFTPRSTKVIYPHPLARVYRVRLSGDPGEAAADYALRPDVVYAQPNYLFTHHQVPDDPRYGDQRGLQTLDWELLQQNLGPIREQIVVAIIDSGVDYNHEDLRDNIWHNVAEVGGVSGVDDDGNGYIDDIRGWDFTHAPGLPGMGDYLMRDNDPQDESSHGTRVAGIVAATTNNNRGIAGIAPNAQLMALRAGLRRLGGIGFLEEDDIAAAILYAAENGAHVINMSLGGPERTFILGDVIQYAHALGVVLVASAGNSGDELGYPAGHHYTIAVGAVNHSDRLAGFSSTGSSLDLVAPGVSILSTRLNNRYASGSGTSFSAPHISGLAALILSRRPDLSPHSVRNLLLASAIDLGPPGHDNDYGAGRVSGAQLANRLSAFDSLVVAIQSPTNDEGEDTAFDIRASVSGAQITGYRLSYGMGRNPQTWTRLAEGTASQDIRHIWDVSEFADSDAVLRLEADLSDGAVVEDRVRVAIEKSVPAITALVCGDVLEDDRRVFECRWRTDQRAHGGIAYRYGTDFDTLYTGLVQNKHRVVLPHTLPAGVVTFHVLADGENNIRAVHPAQTIDYVPFRVPQNGFVERGTLPDGFLPDRASDFDRDGRLEIALMPYVTGDSYGPVHIYEYQTDGTFIDEFQSDERFLPWAIGDITNDGTDDLLGVTYERLVLFTDSFSNPYPAQVEFEQRGTWGGDFADVDGDSIPDIIARAGDQRGIRVIRNLGSVIREEVFLVDPSEGDGDPGPRFVVADFDRDEQREILAGDGDGDLWMYEYRSGEYVQTWYLPGDGDARWIGGGMDLDGDGLVEFAVARAYTDAYEASNGFWELEIYSMRAPDTYAREWTTRIHGVATTGNGISAGDVDGDGLADLMVCLRPDLYAFRAEKPDHYRPIWHTPVGLMRRALIADLDSDFRNEVLFNLDGAVHIVERDEPSVTVGSPQIIRARPLGPTRIEIDWMQVPGASSYQIYRAVGDGALDYFDEISDRTVYIDSLLTEGQTYRYQIVAVVDQDLRSGIVSLTPNRAPEVVRVETLSDNQIQIFFSEEMGSDAALPSSYLLGGVGQPTSVILDRQNTRAVLSFAVPFPVRYTLTILNVSDASGTPLGLITISDTVDPDLLSRADVDGSGVVDFADFLSFVRAFQTSDSTFDFDGDGIVTFSDFLIFANLFGRKVGAGG, from the coding sequence ATGGTTCACACGAAGACACGAAGACACAGAGAAAGACGGGGGGTGGGGACTGGGAACTGGGAGCTGAGGTGGTGTTACGCGCTTGCTGTGGTTATAAGTAGTAGTTTTTTACAGATAGCGCACGCACAGCCCGCGTATTCTCCCGGACAAATTCTCGTCAAGTTTCGCAATGCAAAGCCCTTACTTACACAATTCCGCGATCTATCTGAACGCCATGGTGTGACTGAGATTGAACCGCTTTTTACACCGCGAAGTACCAAGGTTATTTATCCCCATCCTTTGGCGCGTGTGTACCGCGTGCGTCTGTCAGGCGATCCAGGCGAAGCCGCAGCTGATTACGCATTGCGTCCCGATGTTGTGTACGCACAGCCCAATTATTTGTTTACGCACCACCAGGTGCCCGATGACCCTCGCTACGGCGATCAACGCGGCCTTCAGACTCTCGATTGGGAGTTGTTGCAACAAAACCTCGGTCCGATTCGGGAACAGATCGTTGTCGCGATCATTGATTCCGGCGTCGATTATAACCACGAAGACTTGCGCGATAATATCTGGCACAATGTAGCAGAAGTAGGGGGTGTGTCTGGCGTTGATGACGATGGGAATGGGTATATCGACGATATAAGGGGCTGGGATTTTACCCATGCGCCCGGTCTGCCGGGAATGGGTGATTACCTCATGCGCGACAACGATCCACAGGATGAATCGTCGCACGGTACGCGCGTTGCTGGCATTGTTGCAGCCACGACGAATAACAATCGGGGTATTGCCGGTATTGCGCCTAATGCACAGCTTATGGCACTGCGAGCGGGTTTGAGACGGCTTGGCGGCATTGGTTTTCTCGAAGAAGATGATATCGCTGCGGCTATTCTATATGCCGCGGAGAATGGCGCGCATGTTATCAATATGAGTTTAGGAGGCCCCGAGCGCACTTTTATTCTGGGCGATGTAATCCAATACGCGCATGCCCTGGGCGTTGTGCTCGTCGCCTCTGCGGGCAATTCGGGCGATGAGTTGGGGTATCCCGCGGGCCATCACTATACGATTGCCGTAGGTGCGGTAAACCACTCTGACCGTCTGGCGGGTTTTAGCAGTACGGGCTCGTCGCTCGATCTGGTTGCGCCGGGTGTCAGTATCCTCAGTACGCGTCTCAATAATCGCTATGCTTCAGGCTCAGGCACTTCTTTTTCTGCGCCTCACATATCCGGTTTGGCCGCGCTGATTCTCTCTCGCCGTCCCGATCTTTCGCCTCACTCTGTGCGCAATTTGCTCCTCGCATCTGCGATTGATCTGGGTCCGCCGGGGCACGACAATGACTACGGCGCAGGACGTGTGAGTGGCGCGCAACTGGCAAACCGCCTGAGTGCTTTCGATTCGCTGGTGGTTGCGATTCAATCTCCCACCAATGACGAGGGGGAAGATACCGCGTTTGATATTCGCGCTTCTGTTTCCGGCGCGCAGATCACGGGTTATCGCCTGTCTTATGGTATGGGACGCAATCCACAAACATGGACACGTCTTGCAGAGGGGACTGCTTCTCAGGATATACGCCATATTTGGGATGTTTCTGAGTTTGCAGATTCTGACGCGGTTTTGCGACTTGAGGCAGATTTGTCGGATGGTGCGGTTGTGGAAGACCGCGTTCGCGTTGCCATTGAAAAATCAGTACCCGCTATCACCGCACTTGTGTGTGGCGATGTATTGGAGGACGACCGCCGCGTTTTTGAATGCCGCTGGCGAACCGATCAGCGCGCACACGGGGGTATTGCCTATCGCTATGGCACGGATTTTGATACCCTTTACACCGGCCTGGTGCAAAACAAACACCGCGTTGTTCTGCCCCACACATTGCCTGCAGGTGTTGTGACATTTCACGTTTTGGCCGATGGAGAAAACAATATCCGCGCGGTGCATCCGGCGCAGACAATTGATTATGTTCCTTTTCGCGTCCCGCAAAACGGCTTTGTGGAAAGGGGCACATTGCCCGATGGATTTTTGCCGGATCGCGCGTCGGATTTCGACCGCGATGGCAGGTTGGAAATCGCGCTTATGCCCTATGTTACGGGCGATTCTTATGGGCCAGTGCATATTTACGAATACCAGACGGATGGTACATTTATCGATGAATTTCAAAGCGATGAGCGTTTTTTACCCTGGGCAATTGGCGATATTACAAATGATGGGACCGATGATTTATTGGGCGTGACCTATGAGCGTCTCGTGCTTTTTACAGATAGTTTCTCCAATCCCTATCCCGCGCAGGTGGAATTTGAACAGCGCGGTACATGGGGTGGCGATTTTGCCGATGTGGATGGCGATAGCATTCCAGATATTATCGCTCGCGCAGGCGATCAGCGCGGTATCCGCGTGATTCGCAATCTCGGTAGTGTGATCCGCGAGGAGGTATTTCTCGTGGATCCTTCGGAAGGTGATGGTGATCCCGGTCCGCGCTTTGTTGTTGCGGACTTTGATCGAGATGAGCAGCGGGAAATTCTCGCTGGCGATGGCGATGGCGATCTCTGGATGTACGAATATCGATCGGGAGAATATGTGCAGACATGGTACTTGCCGGGCGATGGGGATGCGCGCTGGATTGGTGGGGGCATGGACTTGGACGGCGATGGATTGGTTGAATTTGCCGTTGCTCGCGCGTACACAGATGCGTATGAGGCTTCCAATGGTTTCTGGGAGTTGGAGATTTACAGCATGCGTGCACCCGATACTTATGCGCGTGAATGGACGACGCGGATCCACGGGGTGGCGACCACGGGCAATGGAATTTCAGCAGGGGATGTCGATGGGGATGGCCTTGCCGATCTGATGGTATGTCTGCGTCCCGATCTCTACGCTTTTCGCGCCGAGAAACCCGACCACTATCGCCCAATCTGGCATACGCCGGTGGGGTTGATGCGTCGCGCACTCATTGCGGATCTGGATAGTGATTTTCGCAATGAAGTGCTTTTTAATTTGGATGGTGCAGTCCATATTGTTGAACGCGATGAACCGTCAGTTACGGTTGGATCGCCGCAGATTATACGCGCGCGGCCTCTGGGTCCAACCCGCATTGAAATAGACTGGATGCAGGTGCCCGGTGCGTCTTCTTATCAGATTTATCGCGCTGTCGGCGATGGCGCGCTCGATTATTTCGATGAGATTAGCGACCGTACGGTGTATATTGATTCCCTGTTGACGGAAGGCCAGACCTATCGCTATCAGATTGTCGCTGTGGTTGATCAGGATCTTCGTTCGGGTATTGTCTCTCTCACGCCGAATCGCGCGCCAGAAGTCGTGCGTGTTGAAACTCTGTCGGATAACCAGATTCAAATTTTTTTTTCGGAAGAGATGGGATCAGATGCGGCCCTGCCGTCGAGTTATCTGCTCGGCGGTGTTGGACAACCCACATCTGTGATTCTCGATCGGCAAAATACCCGGGCAGTTTTGTCTTTTGCCGTGCCGTTTCCCGTTCGGTACACACTGACTATTCTCAATGTATCCGATGCGAGTGGCACACCGCTTGGACTGATAACTATTTCAGATACTGTTGACCCAGACCTACTCTCGCGGGCGGATGTCGATGGCAGTGGTGTTGTCGATTTTGCAGATTTCCTATCTTTTGTCCGCGCATTTCAAACTTCTGATTCCACATTTGATTTTGACGGCGATGGCATTGTCACGTTCTCCGACTTTCTCATCTTTGCCAATCTCTTTGGTCGAAAGGTTGGGGCTGGGGGATAA
- a CDS encoding MFS transporter: MSTETATSFRSASRRSFRPVFYITAAHMALDFYMVLTPPLWAFFQSHYNLTVAQFAYLPTVIVFCGSITQPFMGYFSDGRDRMALVALGLFITGIFVSCIGFAPTAYTLAIFLIFASFGSSLFHPTAGGLVTALTPHRANLSMAIFLTGGTTGMALASITGTQIVERYGIQYLWLIVIPVLILAPFILWQSRKVPVRERRVTAGKIDFSILKKARSLWTLFSISVLRSIVHTGFVSFTAILGASRGWATSDIGWVFSCYLLSSTLGRITGGYLADRMSQRKLLAFSCASSAIFHAGFCLTDGYVSLISFFVAGYLFDLGITTNISLAQRALPHNTSTATGLVMGFSWSMAGLAMIGVGSLAEWTSTATALVVVSMVLIPATLLVALLPSEYGEVRSRKN; the protein is encoded by the coding sequence ATGTCCACAGAAACCGCGACATCCTTTCGCTCTGCTTCAAGACGGTCTTTTCGCCCTGTTTTTTATATTACTGCTGCACACATGGCGTTGGATTTTTATATGGTCCTCACGCCGCCATTGTGGGCTTTTTTTCAGAGTCATTACAATCTCACGGTGGCGCAGTTTGCTTATTTGCCCACGGTGATTGTCTTTTGCGGTTCTATCACGCAGCCCTTTATGGGCTATTTTAGCGATGGACGCGATCGCATGGCCCTCGTTGCATTGGGGCTTTTTATCACGGGAATTTTTGTCTCCTGTATAGGCTTTGCGCCCACTGCTTATACACTCGCTATTTTTTTAATTTTCGCGTCTTTTGGATCCTCTCTTTTTCATCCCACCGCCGGGGGATTGGTTACGGCTTTAACGCCACATCGAGCCAATCTGTCTATGGCTATTTTTCTGACGGGGGGCACAACGGGGATGGCGCTCGCTTCAATTACCGGAACGCAAATTGTCGAGCGATACGGCATCCAATATCTGTGGCTTATTGTCATCCCCGTCTTGATCCTCGCGCCATTTATCCTGTGGCAGTCTCGAAAAGTTCCCGTACGTGAACGCCGCGTAACTGCGGGTAAAATTGATTTCTCCATTTTAAAAAAAGCCCGCTCTCTGTGGACGCTTTTTTCCATCAGTGTGTTGCGCTCTATTGTTCACACGGGATTTGTCAGTTTTACAGCTATTCTGGGGGCGTCTCGCGGTTGGGCTACCAGCGATATCGGTTGGGTTTTTTCCTGTTATTTGCTTTCCAGCACACTGGGGCGCATCACAGGCGGTTATCTGGCAGATCGCATGTCTCAGCGCAAACTCCTGGCTTTTTCGTGTGCCTCATCCGCAATTTTTCACGCTGGTTTTTGTCTGACAGACGGATATGTGTCGCTCATTTCGTTTTTTGTGGCGGGGTATTTATTCGATCTTGGCATTACGACGAATATCTCCCTGGCGCAACGCGCCTTGCCGCACAATACGAGTACGGCGACCGGATTGGTGATGGGTTTTTCCTGGAGCATGGCGGGCCTTGCCATGATCGGCGTGGGCAGTCTTGCGGAGTGGACCTCTACTGCTACTGCGCTTGTGGTTGTCTCCATGGTGCTTATCCCGGCAACACTTCTGGTTGCACTGCTGCCTTCTGAGTATGGTGAGGTTAGAAGTAGAAAAAATTAA
- a CDS encoding cobalamin biosynthesis protein CbiX: protein MPTALLIVDHGSRREEANQMLYGVADILRRERPEIIVHVAHMELAEPTIRQGIEACVREGASEIIVHPYMLSPGRHATEDIPRMATESGAAYPDVRIRVTEPLGLHEKLCEVILQRAGL from the coding sequence ATGCCTACTGCACTTCTCATTGTCGATCACGGTTCCAGGCGCGAAGAAGCCAATCAGATGCTTTACGGCGTTGCCGATATTCTGCGGCGAGAACGTCCCGAGATCATTGTTCACGTCGCACACATGGAACTGGCTGAACCCACTATCAGACAGGGCATTGAGGCCTGTGTGCGCGAGGGGGCGAGTGAGATTATAGTTCATCCCTACATGTTGTCTCCCGGACGTCACGCCACGGAGGATATTCCGCGTATGGCAACTGAATCGGGGGCTGCGTATCCAGATGTGCGTATCCGCGTTACCGAACCTCTTGGCTTGCACGAAAAACTCTGCGAGGTTATTCTCCAACGCGCCGGGTTGTGA
- a CDS encoding sulfatase-like hydrolase/transferase: MPSQPNIVFIHAESMDGRKMGCMGHPAMQNATPNMDRLASDGVLFTNAYTNCPVCNPSRASMWSGKYPNYYDCWNNHEGLHENVPTYQNTFESAGYQTSAIGPIDYAYGKHSIRDRIGSWTRAANIRRPICRTTLPQVVDDGKANGRDWDRTYQAVDQLHQYARSDRPFWLYLTTGLVHPAFTAEKRHMPLIDADNVDIPPTLMPLEATHNQAIAYQRVTKNCDKQFSENIVREIRHTYFAMIAALDEMVGRVLQTVDDLGLRDNTYVIFSSDHGEMAGDQNQILKRSMYEASSHVPLIIRGPDVQKGVVVDTPVSLVDLYPAFMDMARICYDDYADNAAYPDTLDGESLFPQLVEGAERERDWAMCEYHGDRCATGTFMLRQGDWKYVKHTGFESELFDLKDDPDETTDLVQDKPETARELDRVLTSNFDCEGIDARAKEYDRESFVAWREQAQKEGIYEDTMALVYSGHDRICIEDIAPWTDEDEQRIEAWLDE; encoded by the coding sequence ATGCCTTCTCAACCGAATATCGTTTTTATTCACGCCGAGAGCATGGATGGGCGAAAGATGGGCTGTATGGGCCATCCGGCTATGCAAAATGCCACGCCCAATATGGATCGCCTCGCCAGTGATGGGGTGCTGTTTACCAATGCGTACACCAATTGCCCGGTGTGCAATCCGTCGCGAGCGAGCATGTGGAGTGGAAAATATCCCAATTATTACGATTGCTGGAATAATCACGAAGGGCTGCACGAGAATGTGCCCACGTATCAAAATACATTTGAGAGCGCGGGTTATCAGACCTCTGCCATCGGTCCTATCGACTACGCCTATGGCAAACACTCTATTCGCGATCGCATTGGCTCGTGGACGCGCGCAGCCAATATTCGCCGGCCTATATGTCGCACGACCTTGCCGCAAGTCGTAGATGATGGCAAGGCGAATGGGCGAGATTGGGACCGGACGTATCAGGCTGTTGATCAGTTGCATCAATATGCCAGGAGCGACCGGCCCTTCTGGCTTTATCTCACTACGGGCCTGGTGCATCCCGCATTTACTGCGGAGAAACGCCACATGCCGTTGATCGATGCGGATAATGTCGATATTCCGCCGACTTTGATGCCGCTTGAAGCCACGCACAATCAGGCGATTGCGTATCAGCGCGTGACCAAAAATTGCGATAAACAGTTCTCCGAGAATATCGTTCGAGAGATTCGGCATACGTACTTTGCGATGATCGCCGCGCTCGACGAGATGGTCGGCCGGGTGCTTCAGACCGTCGATGATCTGGGGTTGCGCGATAATACGTATGTCATTTTTTCGAGCGATCACGGCGAAATGGCTGGCGATCAAAACCAGATTCTCAAGCGCTCGATGTACGAGGCATCATCCCATGTTCCTCTCATTATTCGCGGTCCCGATGTGCAAAAAGGCGTTGTCGTCGATACGCCCGTTTCTCTCGTTGATCTATATCCCGCGTTTATGGATATGGCGCGTATTTGCTATGACGATTATGCGGATAATGCAGCATATCCCGATACGCTGGACGGCGAATCCCTATTTCCGCAACTCGTTGAGGGGGCAGAGCGCGAACGCGATTGGGCGATGTGCGAATACCACGGCGACCGCTGTGCCACTGGCACGTTTATGTTGCGCCAGGGCGATTGGAAATACGTCAAGCACACGGGTTTTGAATCCGAACTTTTCGATCTCAAGGACGACCCAGATGAAACGACGGATCTCGTTCAGGACAAACCGGAGACCGCCCGCGAATTGGATCGGGTGCTGACCAGTAATTTCGATTGCGAAGGCATTGATGCGCGAGCAAAAGAATACGATCGTGAAAGTTTTGTCGCATGGCGCGAGCAGGCGCAAAAAGAAGGTATTTACGAGGATACAATGGCGCTCGTCTATAGCGGTCATGATCGCATTTGTATTGAGGATATTGCGCCGTGGACAGACGAGGATGAACAGCGAATTGAAGCATGGCTGGACGAATAG
- a CDS encoding Gfo/Idh/MocA family oxidoreductase, giving the protein MDKVKIGIIGLGPFCSGYHVPNLLKRSDVEVTAVCDISQACLDGRNRGLRDSRVFTDYRDMIDSDLVDGVFVSTPNRAHFASCKLALERGIPAIVDKPITVALEDAEELVGLSKSQNCILMTAFTRHFMSSTEYVRRQIASGASTPQMLTAVQRKSPVKRGIEDGGMLHRRTIHITDVLPWITGKRVVRVEGTIQYETGHIEETLVDMRLEFEGGLCASLLCIKTCDENQDEVNVYTDKQSYRLERERLYTITHRDGWARVENLPEYGNSSDHFVEAIKGNWPDPDAPYADPHSEDGLQALRVVFAMHQAAQTGRVVDV; this is encoded by the coding sequence ATGGATAAGGTAAAAATCGGTATTATCGGTCTTGGCCCTTTTTGCTCCGGATATCATGTCCCGAATTTGCTCAAGAGGTCGGATGTGGAGGTCACGGCGGTTTGCGATATATCCCAGGCGTGTTTGGACGGGCGCAATAGGGGGTTGCGGGATAGTCGGGTATTTACCGATTACCGCGATATGATCGATTCCGATTTGGTTGATGGCGTGTTTGTCAGTACGCCTAATCGGGCGCATTTCGCGTCCTGCAAGTTGGCGCTTGAGCGCGGTATTCCGGCGATTGTCGATAAACCGATTACGGTGGCATTGGAAGATGCCGAGGAACTCGTCGGGTTGAGCAAGTCGCAAAATTGCATTTTGATGACGGCGTTCACGCGCCATTTTATGTCCAGTACGGAGTACGTGCGCAGACAAATTGCGTCTGGTGCGAGCACGCCACAAATGCTCACGGCTGTCCAGAGGAAAAGTCCCGTCAAGCGCGGTATAGAAGATGGGGGCATGTTGCATCGGCGCACGATTCACATTACAGATGTTTTGCCGTGGATCACGGGCAAGCGCGTGGTCAGAGTGGAGGGCACTATTCAATACGAGACCGGGCACATTGAGGAAACGCTGGTGGATATGCGTCTCGAATTTGAAGGGGGATTGTGCGCCAGTTTGCTCTGTATCAAGACCTGCGACGAAAATCAGGATGAGGTCAACGTATATACTGACAAGCAGAGTTATCGCCTGGAACGCGAACGCCTCTACACGATTACGCACAGGGATGGTTGGGCGCGTGTGGAGAATTTGCCTGAGTACGGCAATTCGAGCGATCACTTTGTCGAGGCGATTAAAGGCAATTGGCCTGATCCCGATGCCCCTTATGCCGATCCGCACAGTGAAGACGGTCTCCAGGCGCTGCGCGTTGTTTTTGCTATGCATCAAGCCGCACAAACAGGGCGTGTGGTGGATGTTTAA
- a CDS encoding phytanoyl-CoA dioxygenase family protein, producing the protein MSSLKEQYVEEGYVVVKDVLNPEQDIYPLQKAYSALLDALARIYLVEANSGALDRFEEMSFPERFAMSLGASRGTILHHLDPVLNIFVSTFQWRKDLPDARIPEMFALMRHPKVLDVLEVLIGPEIAASPIYHFNLKLAPDHLKLADQVAESVGADLSKEGFYTFQVGKTGWHMDAGSGLRDSHESEIINAWIPITHAIEENGCLVVIPGSHKEGVKYHPFPEDLDTQGVALPVEPGDIVFLDNKVMHSSTPNTSREDYRWAYNFRYLPIGQPPGRPFIPGFVARSRSAPETELHNAYVWSAMWVRCLDYLTEKGVPASYEDRSKMGLEEAQAITSHWRELAPDVDGWLRLGKD; encoded by the coding sequence ATGTCGTCATTAAAAGAACAATACGTAGAAGAGGGATATGTCGTTGTCAAAGATGTGCTCAATCCTGAGCAGGATATTTATCCCTTGCAAAAAGCCTATTCTGCGCTCCTTGATGCGCTGGCGCGAATTTATCTGGTTGAGGCTAATTCTGGAGCACTGGATAGATTTGAAGAGATGTCTTTTCCCGAGCGGTTTGCGATGTCGCTCGGTGCGAGTCGGGGAACGATTTTGCACCATCTCGATCCCGTGCTGAATATCTTTGTTTCGACTTTTCAGTGGCGCAAAGACCTGCCCGATGCGCGGATTCCCGAAATGTTTGCTCTTATGCGCCATCCAAAAGTCTTAGATGTTTTGGAGGTTCTTATCGGGCCGGAGATAGCTGCGTCGCCGATTTACCATTTTAATCTCAAACTGGCGCCCGATCATCTCAAGCTGGCAGATCAGGTGGCCGAGTCCGTGGGGGCAGATCTCTCAAAGGAGGGATTTTATACATTTCAGGTGGGCAAAACAGGATGGCACATGGACGCAGGTTCGGGCCTGAGAGATTCTCATGAGAGCGAGATTATCAATGCGTGGATTCCGATTACCCATGCGATCGAAGAAAATGGCTGTTTGGTGGTCATTCCCGGCAGTCACAAAGAAGGCGTTAAATACCATCCCTTTCCAGAAGATCTCGACACGCAGGGGGTTGCGCTGCCCGTTGAGCCTGGGGATATTGTTTTTTTAGATAATAAAGTGATGCACAGTTCTACGCCCAACACGAGCCGTGAAGATTATCGCTGGGCTTATAATTTCCGTTATCTTCCTATTGGACAGCCCCCTGGTCGTCCCTTTATACCGGGTTTTGTTGCGCGCAGCCGCTCGGCGCCAGAAACAGAACTGCACAATGCCTACGTATGGAGCGCGATGTGGGTTCGCTGTCTGGATTATCTCACTGAAAAGGGCGTGCCCGCATCTTATGAGGACAGGAGCAAAATGGGCCTTGAAGAAGCACAGGCGATTACCAGCCACTGGCGCGAACTCGCCCCCGATGTGGATGGTTGGTTGCGCCTGGGGAAGGATTGA
- a CDS encoding alpha/beta hydrolase, producing MSQPHPEVQKFVQTFENAMHDDGLTDLHSGGVAAARAFNDSRKMPDDMLPPVYYVEDSAISSETGEIPIRIYRPNDDRGLPLLMWFHGGGWVLGDLDTGEFKCRKLAHDVGCVVVSVDYRRAPETPFPGAIDDCFAATLWAASSADELGIDPSRIAVAGDSAGGNLAACVALRARDAELNLVFQLLVYPVIEANFDRTSYSDNAEGYLLSASAMKWFWDCYVPNIADRKHPDVAPIHASDLSGLPPALVMTAEFDPLRDEAEDYGHALKAAGVDTVTRRYIGMTHAFYMLPTENPVNEIDAATNESIEALRWAFDNCEHP from the coding sequence ATGAGCCAACCGCATCCGGAAGTACAGAAATTTGTGCAGACATTTGAAAACGCGATGCACGATGATGGTCTGACAGATTTGCACAGCGGAGGGGTGGCTGCTGCAAGGGCTTTTAACGATTCGCGCAAAATGCCAGATGATATGTTGCCGCCTGTTTATTATGTGGAAGACAGCGCGATCTCGAGTGAAACGGGGGAGATTCCCATTCGCATTTATCGTCCCAATGACGACCGAGGGTTGCCGCTTCTCATGTGGTTTCACGGCGGGGGGTGGGTGCTGGGCGATCTGGATACTGGGGAGTTTAAATGCAGAAAGCTCGCACACGATGTGGGGTGCGTTGTCGTTTCGGTCGATTATCGCCGCGCGCCAGAAACGCCTTTTCCCGGTGCGATTGACGATTGTTTTGCCGCCACGCTATGGGCGGCGTCTTCAGCGGATGAGTTGGGGATTGATCCTTCTCGCATTGCCGTGGCTGGCGATAGTGCCGGGGGCAATTTGGCAGCCTGTGTCGCCCTTCGCGCCCGAGATGCGGAGTTAAATCTCGTTTTTCAATTACTCGTTTATCCCGTTATTGAGGCAAATTTTGATCGTACCTCTTATTCTGATAATGCCGAGGGGTATTTGCTCTCGGCGAGTGCGATGAAGTGGTTCTGGGATTGTTATGTTCCCAATATCGCAGACCGCAAACATCCCGATGTCGCGCCTATTCACGCTTCTGATCTATCTGGCCTGCCGCCCGCGCTGGTTATGACCGCGGAATTTGATCCCCTCCGAGACGAGGCTGAGGATTATGGTCATGCCTTAAAAGCCGCAGGTGTTGACACTGTTACACGGCGTTATATTGGTATGACGCATGCGTTTTATATGCTGCCAACCGAAAATCCCGTTAATGAAATTGACGCGGCGACCAATGAATCCATAGAGGCATTGCGCTGGGCTTTTGATAACTGTGAGCACCCGTAG